TTGCTGCGCTCTTCCTTATCAGCTTCGGAAGTGCAGTTAACCATAACAGCCGCAGGGGTGCCGGGGCGTGGGCTGAAACGGAAGATATGACCTCTCAAAAAGCCAACTTCTTCGACCACTTCGCAAGTATTATTAAAAGCAACTTCATCTTCACCAGGAAATCCTACCAAAATATCAGTCGTAATAGCCATGTCTGGAATTGCAGCAATTACCTCTTTGCATTTCTTAATGAAGTAGTCCCGCGAATAGGGCCGATTCATTGCTTCAAGAATGCGATCATCTCCGCTTTGCAGAGGGATATGAAGATGTGGACAGATTTTAGGCGTGCGCTTCATTGTATCTAGCAGCTTGTCGGATACATCAGTCGTTTCAATTGAACTCAAGCGAATTCGCTCGATACCATCGATTTTAGCCACTTCTTCAATTAATTCAGGCAAATCAGGCCCGCCACTGCCTGTTTCCTCGCCATAATTACCAATGAGCACCCCAGTAAGAACAACTTCCTTAAACCCTTCAGCAGCTAAATGCTTTACTTCATCTACAACTTCATCCCAAGCGCGACTGCTGCGAACCGGACGGGTGTAGGGGATAGAGCAATAAGAGCAATAGATATTACACCCATCCTGTACTTTTACTGTTGCTCGTGTTCGTCTTGATAGTTTGGGACTATTTAGGGGAGCGGGTTCTTCGATAAGTCTTTGTTCAAG
The nucleotide sequence above comes from bacterium. Encoded proteins:
- the mtaB gene encoding tRNA (N(6)-L-threonylcarbamoyladenosine(37)-C(2))-methylthiotransferase MtaB → MPTAAFTTLGCKVNQYETQKILESFELKGFRIVSFDSPADVYVINSCSVTHTAESKSRYAARKAARSNPDSIVVITGCASQMAHNKGETLELAHVMVPNQDKLDTISYLLKSYPELEQRLIEEPAPLNSPKLSRRTRATVKVQDGCNIYCSYCSIPYTRPVRSSRAWDEVVDEVKHLAAEGFKEVVLTGVLIGNYGEETGSGGPDLPELIEEVAKIDGIERIRLSSIETTDVSDKLLDTMKRTPKICPHLHIPLQSGDDRILEAMNRPYSRDYFIKKCKEVIAAIPDMAITTDILVGFPGEDEVAFNNTCEVVEEVGFLRGHIFRFSPRPGTPAAVMVNCTSEADKEERSKRLIELCQQTGNAYITNYLGRDMRVLVERKSSKSGLLSGHTDNYIEVHFAGSSSLCGELANVRLMQKANEIQLGELAAKPLKESRYERLCVL